The window CCCCAAATATTTAACCCCAAACAGCCTCCGGTCGGCTTTCACAGGGTTTCACAGCCGGATTTTCCCTCAGGGTCCGCCCgcccccagctctcccctcaCGGCCGCCCGCGGCCCCTCAGCCCCGAGCCCGCCACCGCCcctcagccccgctcccccccccacctcccaacCCCGCCTCCCGCCTTCGCGAGCCCGACCAATCGCGTCGCTCCCCGCCGGGGATGACCTCACTCTCTGCCTCCCCATTGGCTGGCTATATTAAGAAAGTCGCGAGCGCCTTTAAATAGCGGCTCGCGGCCGCGGCTTGCGGCAGTTGGCGGCGAGCGGCGGTGCGGCTCGGAGCTCCCTCGCCCGGCTGTTACCAGGCGGCCTCGGCGGCGTTTCCCCCCGCTGGGAATTGGGCCTGGCCGGGTTGCACCGAGCTTCCGAGCGTGCCCCCGAGGCCGGGGATTGAGGAGGGCCTGCCGGCCTGCCCGCGCGGGCCCGCCTACGCCACGGTGTCCTGTGAGAAGCGAGAGGAAgcggggggcggccgcgggCAGGAGGGCGCTGCCATCGTCCTGCTGCAGGGCAAGGCCAGCTTGGCGAGCTTGGCCATGGCCGCCATCCGCAAGaagctggtggtggtgggggacGGCGCCTGCGGCAAGACCTGCCTGCTCATCGTCTTCAGCAAGGACGAGTTCCCTGAGGTCTACGTGCCCACCGTCTTCGAGAACTACGTGGCCGACATCGAGGTGGACGGCAAGCAGGTGGAGCTGGCCCTGTGGGACACAGCTGGCCAGGAGGACTACGACCGCCTGCGCCCCCTCTCCTACCCAGACACTGACGTGATCCTCATGTGCTTCTCCGTGGACAGTCCGGACTCGCTGGAGAACATCCCGGAGAAGTGGGTGCCCGAGGTCAAGCACTTCTGCCCCAACGTCCCCATCATCCTGGTGGCCAACAAGAAAGACCTGCGCAACGACGAGCACGTGCGCAACGAGCTGGCCCGCATGAAGCAGGAGCCGGTGCGCACCGAGGACGGCCGTGCCATGGCCATTCGCATCCAGGCCTACGACTACCTGGAGTGCTCGGCCAAGACCAAGGAGGGCGTCCGGGAGGTCTTCGAGACGGCCACCCGGGCGGCCTTGCAGAAGCGCTACGGCACCCAGAACGGCTGCATCAACTGCTGCAAAGTGCTATAGGGGGCAACTGGAGCGTGGTGCTGGGCACGGTGCCTGGGTCACCTGTTGGTGGGCGGAGAGGAGCGGGGTTATGCACGCACACAGCATCTGCCTGTTCCCTCTGCTGGGGGCCGGTGATGGATTGGGGTGGGGGTTAAGGGAGGGGGCACGCTCCCTTAGCCTTGGCTGAAAAGGGTTGTGCTGGCTCAGCCGTGGGGAcagagggaggggggggttgCATGCCCTGAGTCTTGGGAATGGGTTGGAGAGAAGCCTTCTCCTTCGCTGGCCCCTGCGAGTTGATCGCTGACTCTCAACGACAAACAGCTGCTGGGACTGGACTGAGCAAACGCTGTACCCGGCTCTTCCCCTTTGCCCACCACCTGCTGCTCCCGGCTCCCAGGCGGCCTCCTCTCTTTTGCAAGAGGAGAGCAGTGGAGCTGAGATGCTCCAAGGGACTGGTGCCTCCTGCGTGCATGTGCCTCCCCTGAGgcgggctggggaagggctgcGTCTCTCGGGCTGCCTGCGGTGTCCTTGCCTCTCCGGCGGGTGTTGACCTGCTGTGGAAGTTAGTGCCCCGAGGACCGGGGAGGGTGATCCCGAGCGAAGCCTGTATatatcttacttttttttttctgtcttgtgcAAAACTGGGGTAGTGCAGGGGGTGCTTATTTAAAGTGAGGTGGGGAGG is drawn from Anas platyrhynchos isolate ZD024472 breed Pekin duck chromosome 3, IASCAAS_PekinDuck_T2T, whole genome shotgun sequence and contains these coding sequences:
- the LOC101798976 gene encoding rho-related GTP-binding protein RhoB → MAAIRKKLVVVGDGACGKTCLLIVFSKDEFPEVYVPTVFENYVADIEVDGKQVELALWDTAGQEDYDRLRPLSYPDTDVILMCFSVDSPDSLENIPEKWVPEVKHFCPNVPIILVANKKDLRNDEHVRNELARMKQEPVRTEDGRAMAIRIQAYDYLECSAKTKEGVREVFETATRAALQKRYGTQNGCINCCKVL